The Comamonas endophytica sequence GTCGCGCGCGATCTGCGTGGCGCGCTCGAAGTCGTTGCTGGCACCCGTGGTCATCTGGTGCATGAACACTTCCTCGGCGATGCGCCCGCCGAACAGCATCGCGATCTGGTTCAGCATGAACTCCTTGTCATAGGAGTAGCGGTCCTTCTCGGGCAGGCTCATGGTCACGCCCAGCGCGCGGCCGCGCGGGATGATCGTGACCTTGTGCACCGGATCGCACTTGGGCAGCAGCTTGCCGATCAGCGCATGGCCGGCCTCGTGATAGGCGGTGTTGCGGCGCTCTTCCTCGGGCATGACCATCGACTTGCGCTCGGGGCCCATGATGATCTTGTCCTTGGCCTTCTCGAAGTCCTGCATCTCGACGGTACGCGCGTTGCGGCGCGCGGCCATCAGCGCGGCCTCGTTGCACAGGTTGGCCAGGTCGGCGCCCGACATGCCGGGCGTGCCGCGGGCAATGACGGCGGCGTTCACGTCCTGGCTCACGGGCACCTTGCGCATGTGCACGTTGAGGATCTGCTCGCGGCCGCGGATGTCGGGCAGCGTCACGTAGACCTGGCGGTCGAAGCGGCCGGGGCGCAGCAGCGCGGCGTCGAGAATGTCGGGGCGGTTCGTGGCAGCCACGACGATCACGCCCATGTTGGTCTCGAAGCCGTCCATCTCGACCAGCATCTGGTTGAGAGTCTGCTCGCGCTCGTCATTGCCACCGCCGACACCGGCGCCGCGCTGGCGGCCCACCGCATCGATTTCATCGATGAAGATGATGCACGGAGCGTTCTTCTTGGCGTTCTCGAACATGTCGCGCACGCGTGCCGCGCCCACGCCGACGAACATCTCGACGAAGTCCGAACCGGAGATGCTGAAGAAAGGCACCTTGGCTTCGCCGGCAATCGACTTGGCCAGCAGCGTCTTGCCGGTACCCGGAGGGCCGACCAGCAGCAGGCCGCGCGGAATGCGGCCGCCGAGCTTCTGGAACTTGCTCGGGTCCTTGAGGAAGTCGACGACTTCCTTGACCTCTTCCTTGGCTTCGTCGCAGCCCGCGACATCGGCAAAGGTGACGGTATTGTTGTTCTCGTCGAGCATGCGCGCCTTGCTCTTGCCGAAGCTGAACGCGCCACCCTTGCCGCCACCCTGCATCTGGCGCATGAAATACACCCACACGCCGATCAGCAGCAGCATCGGGCCCCAGCTCACGAGCAGGGACATCAGCACCGAGCCTTCCTCGCGCGGCTTGTTGTCGAAAACGACGTTGTATTTGAGCAGGTCGTCGACCAGGCCACGGTCCATGTAGGTGCCCGTCGTGCGCAGCTTGCGGCCATCGGTCGTGACCGCCGTGATCTCGGAGCCGCCCTGCCCGTCCGGAAGGATCACGCTCTTGATGCGGTTGTTGCGAACTTCGTCCAGAAATTCGGAATAGCCGATGTAGCCGGACGCAGCGCTGGTACGGTTGTCGAATTGTTTGAACACCGTAAACAGCACCATGGCGATGACCAGCCACACGGCAATTTTTGAAAACCACTGATTGTTCAAGCGGGGCTCCAGATGGAATGCAGGGAAAGGATCACGAAATCTTCATGACCCATTTGGGGAGCATTTTAGGTGCTTCAAGCCTGGGGGCCCATAAATCCCTTCATCTCGCCCCCGGGGGCATGGCCTTTCGTTGCGCGGCCGCCTTGTCCGGCACTTTCATTTCAGGCCCATTCCGACCAGAAAGGTTTCGGAGGACTTGTCGCGCGAGGCCTTGGGCTTGATCGGCTTGACCACCTTGAAGGTCTGCTTGAACAGGTCCACCAGCTGCGTATAGCCGCTGCCGTGGAACAGCTTCACCACCAGCGCGCCCTCGGGCTTCATGTGCTGCCTGGTGAAATCCACCGCCAGCTCGATCAGCAGCGAGATGCGCGCCGCGTCGATCGAGTCGATGCCCGACAGGTTGGGCGCCATGTCGGAAACCACCACGTCGACCTTCCTGCCCTCCAGCACCGCCTCGAGCTCGGCCAGCACCGCTTCCTCGCGGAAGTCGCCCTGGATGAAGTGCACGCCCTCGATGGGCTCCATAGGCAGCAGGTCCAGGCCGACGATGCGGCCGTTGAGCTCGCCCACGGCCGCGCCCTGGGGCGAGAGCTTGCGGCGCACGTACTGGCTCCAGGCGCCGGGCGTGGAGCCCAGGTCGACCACGAAGTCGCCAGGGCGGATCAGCCCCAGCTGCTCGTCGATCTCCTTGAGCTTGTAGGCCGCGCGGGCGCGAAAGCCCTCCTTCTGCGCGAGTTTCACATAGGTGTCGTTGACATGGTCATTGAGCCATGCCTTATTGACCTTCTTGCTTTTGGTCTTGGTTTTCATGCTGATTACGTCCTGACTGGATAATACGGGCCATGCCCCAAATTCAATTGACTCCCGCACAGCGCCGGGAACACCGCGCCAACGCCCACCATCTCGACCCCGTGGTCATGATCGGCGGCGATGGCCTCACGCCCGCCGTGCAAAAAGAAATACACGCGGCCCTGAATGCGCACGGCCTGATCAAGGTCCGCGTCTTCAACGACGACCGCGCCGCGCGCGACCAGATCTACCAACAGCTGGCCGACGAGCTGGACGCCGCGCCGATCCAGCACATCGGCAAGCTGCTGGTGCTGTGGCGCCCGATTCCCGAGAAGGAAAAGACCGTCGACGAGGACCGCATGCCCGGCCCACGCGACGTCAAGGTGCTCAAGTTCAGCTCCCGCGGCGGCCAGCGCCCCGAAGTCAAGCAGCTGCGCGTGCTGGGCAACCAGCGCCTCACGGCCGGCGGCACGATCAAGCGCGCCAAGGTCAAGCAGAAATCCGTCAAGAAGCGCCAGCAGGGCGACTGAAGACCGGCTGCGTTGTCCATGACCGACATTTCGACTCCCGCGGCGCGCGAGCGCCACGTCATCTGCATGAAGTGGGGCACCAAATACGGCCCCGAGTACGTCAACCGGCTCTACGCCATGGTGCGGCGCCATCTGCAGGGTGATTTTCGCTTTGTCTGCCTGACCGACGACAGCCAGGGGATTCGCCCCGAGGTGCAGTGCCTGCCGATCCCCTCGCTGGACTTGCCTGCGGGCCTGCCCGAGCGCGGCTGGACCAAGCTGGCGACCTTCACCGAGGACCTGCACGGCTTGCGCGGCACGGCGCTGTTCCTCGACGTGGACGTGGTCGTCACGGGCCCGCTCGACGACTTCTTCACGCTGCCGGGCGAGTTCCGCATCATCCACGACTACAAGCGTCCTTGGCGGATCACGGGCAATTCCTCCGTCTACCGCTGGGAGCTGGGCGCGCACCCCGACGTGCTCGCCTACTTCCGCAGCCACTTCGACGAGATCCGCAGCAAGTTCCGCAACGAGCAGGCGTACCTGTCGGACTTCCTGCACCGCCAGGGCAAGCTGCAGTACTGGCCCGCCGAATGGTGCCCGAGCTTCAAGTACCATGGCATCCCCGCCTGGCCGACCAATTACTGGAAACCGCCGTTCGTGCCCGCGGGCGCGCGTGTCGTGATCTTCCATGGCGAATGCAATCCGCCCGATGCACTGGCGGGCCGGCGCAACCGGCGCTTTCGCTTCATCAAGCCGGCCACCTGGGT is a genomic window containing:
- a CDS encoding YhbY family RNA-binding protein, producing the protein MPQIQLTPAQRREHRANAHHLDPVVMIGGDGLTPAVQKEIHAALNAHGLIKVRVFNDDRAARDQIYQQLADELDAAPIQHIGKLLVLWRPIPEKEKTVDEDRMPGPRDVKVLKFSSRGGQRPEVKQLRVLGNQRLTAGGTIKRAKVKQKSVKKRQQGD
- a CDS encoding glycosyltransferase, with the protein product MTDISTPAARERHVICMKWGTKYGPEYVNRLYAMVRRHLQGDFRFVCLTDDSQGIRPEVQCLPIPSLDLPAGLPERGWTKLATFTEDLHGLRGTALFLDVDVVVTGPLDDFFTLPGEFRIIHDYKRPWRITGNSSVYRWELGAHPDVLAYFRSHFDEIRSKFRNEQAYLSDFLHRQGKLQYWPAEWCPSFKYHGIPAWPTNYWKPPFVPAGARVVIFHGECNPPDALAGRRNRRFRFIKPATWVGEHWRE
- a CDS encoding RlmE family RNA methyltransferase, translating into MKTKTKSKKVNKAWLNDHVNDTYVKLAQKEGFRARAAYKLKEIDEQLGLIRPGDFVVDLGSTPGAWSQYVRRKLSPQGAAVGELNGRIVGLDLLPMEPIEGVHFIQGDFREEAVLAELEAVLEGRKVDVVVSDMAPNLSGIDSIDAARISLLIELAVDFTRQHMKPEGALVVKLFHGSGYTQLVDLFKQTFKVVKPIKPKASRDKSSETFLVGMGLK
- the ftsH gene encoding ATP-dependent zinc metalloprotease FtsH produces the protein MNNQWFSKIAVWLVIAMVLFTVFKQFDNRTSAASGYIGYSEFLDEVRNNRIKSVILPDGQGGSEITAVTTDGRKLRTTGTYMDRGLVDDLLKYNVVFDNKPREEGSVLMSLLVSWGPMLLLIGVWVYFMRQMQGGGKGGAFSFGKSKARMLDENNNTVTFADVAGCDEAKEEVKEVVDFLKDPSKFQKLGGRIPRGLLLVGPPGTGKTLLAKSIAGEAKVPFFSISGSDFVEMFVGVGAARVRDMFENAKKNAPCIIFIDEIDAVGRQRGAGVGGGNDEREQTLNQMLVEMDGFETNMGVIVVAATNRPDILDAALLRPGRFDRQVYVTLPDIRGREQILNVHMRKVPVSQDVNAAVIARGTPGMSGADLANLCNEAALMAARRNARTVEMQDFEKAKDKIIMGPERKSMVMPEEERRNTAYHEAGHALIGKLLPKCDPVHKVTIIPRGRALGVTMSLPEKDRYSYDKEFMLNQIAMLFGGRIAEEVFMHQMTTGASNDFERATQIARDMVTRYGMTEALGPMVYAENEGEVFLGRSVTKTNNVSEQTMQKVDEEVRRIIDEQYSLARKLIEDNSDKMHAMAKAMLEWETIDSEQLDDIMAGRAPRPPKDWTPRTPSSGGDDTSGGTPAVKPAPGADAAPTAA